In one Winogradskyella sp. MH6 genomic region, the following are encoded:
- a CDS encoding sigma-70 family RNA polymerase sigma factor, producing the protein MANHQLNPNNWINLYSDYLFNYTISRVNDREMAQDLVSETFLAGLKSMNNFKGEASERTWLISILKRKIIDYYRKINSNKGKAEVRMTYNNDSETDGDWIEERVADPFDKTAEDKLENTELGNAIYDCLSKLPQKQAEVFKMKTILGYDTETICNELDITASNLWVLIHRARTALADCMEENWF; encoded by the coding sequence ATGGCTAACCATCAATTAAATCCTAACAACTGGATTAATTTGTATTCAGATTACCTCTTTAACTATACCATTTCTAGAGTTAATGATAGAGAAATGGCACAAGATTTAGTGTCTGAAACTTTTTTGGCTGGCCTAAAATCTATGAACAACTTTAAAGGAGAAGCCAGCGAGCGCACATGGTTAATCTCTATTCTTAAGCGTAAAATCATAGATTACTACCGTAAAATAAATTCTAACAAAGGTAAAGCTGAAGTTAGAATGACCTATAACAACGATTCTGAAACTGACGGAGATTGGATAGAGGAACGTGTCGCAGATCCATTTGATAAAACTGCCGAAGACAAATTAGAAAATACAGAATTGGGCAATGCCATTTATGACTGTTTGTCAAAATTACCTCAAAAACAGGCAGAGGTTTTTAAAATGAAAACTATTTTAGGTTACGACACCGAAACTATTTGTAATGAATTAGATATAACTGCGTCTAACCTTTGGGTATTAATACATAGAGCAAGAACAGCCTTAGCTGACTGCATGGAAGAAAACTGGTTTTAA
- a CDS encoding SAM-dependent methyltransferase, with product MKTQSIPYTNYSEQNRIEMVDFYNEATEDYEFWSNDYNMHFGYFIPFKTNLFKRDSMLNEMNKQVTKRLNINKTKNRLIDLGCGMGATMRYALKNHKNVIVYGVTLSDFQVKKGNELLKGKNGIILKENYNNTSFQSNSFDSAVAIESFCHSGHNFNSLKEMHRLLKPGGRFVMADAFLKKDKAQLCKGGKYAYNKLCNHWSLEKLETHQFIKESLEEIGFTNIKVEDISMRVAPSVLHVPFAILGFIFKKIFGFKNLKKESLHNLKGSFYALLSGLHLKSFGYYIISATKR from the coding sequence ATGAAAACACAATCCATACCATACACAAACTACTCAGAACAAAACCGAATAGAAATGGTAGATTTCTACAACGAAGCTACCGAAGATTATGAGTTTTGGAGTAACGATTACAACATGCACTTTGGGTATTTTATTCCGTTTAAAACAAACTTGTTTAAGCGAGATAGTATGCTGAATGAAATGAACAAACAAGTCACTAAAAGGTTAAACATTAATAAAACTAAAAACAGACTTATAGACTTAGGTTGTGGTATGGGAGCCACAATGCGGTATGCATTAAAAAATCACAAAAACGTCATAGTCTACGGAGTAACATTATCTGATTTTCAAGTTAAAAAAGGAAATGAATTATTAAAAGGTAAAAACGGCATCATACTCAAAGAAAATTACAATAACACGTCATTTCAATCTAACTCATTTGACTCTGCTGTTGCGATTGAAAGCTTCTGTCATTCGGGTCACAATTTTAATTCCCTTAAAGAAATGCATAGACTACTAAAACCTGGTGGACGCTTTGTTATGGCTGATGCTTTTTTAAAAAAGGACAAAGCTCAACTTTGTAAAGGCGGAAAATATGCCTATAACAAATTATGTAATCATTGGAGTTTAGAAAAACTAGAGACACATCAATTCATTAAAGAAAGTTTGGAAGAAATAGGATTTACAAACATAAAAGTTGAAGATATATCAATGAGAGTTGCTCCATCTGTACTCCATGTGCCTTTTGCAATTTTAGGCTTTATTTTCAAGAAAATTTTTGGTTTTAAGAACCTTAAAAAAGAAAGTCTCCATAATTTAAAAGGATCTTTCTATGCTTTATTATCTGGTTTGCATCTTAAAAGTTTTGGATATTACATTATCAGTGCAACCAAACGTTAG
- a CDS encoding fatty acid desaturase, which produces MNSQLKTPYGVIIFSWKKTIWLYIMLLSIFFIDFSLMDWQDVSLNILLLFFTVGIGHSVGLHRGIIHKSYQTNTIFRNFSLYLFVLTGLGSPLNWLKQHYFRDYWQNRNDCPRYFQYKHSLVTDYYWNLHLTFIPKDLSRYKIPKEDLNDSTIQWLHKTWQLHYIIFMIALYLLFGFNSMLIATSLRTSTIILGHWYIGYASHKYGYSRHKIKDADESGYNDILLGLISFGEGFHNNHHSYPTSAKFSSKWYEIDFGWMIAWLLKKLRIITSVKTQKGNLKPTAIAYNSTNWKLPKL; this is translated from the coding sequence ATGAATAGTCAACTAAAAACACCTTACGGAGTGATCATTTTTTCATGGAAGAAAACAATCTGGTTGTACATCATGCTTTTGTCAATCTTTTTTATTGATTTTTCATTAATGGATTGGCAAGATGTTTCTTTAAACATTTTGCTATTATTTTTCACCGTAGGCATAGGCCACTCGGTTGGTTTACACAGAGGCATAATCCACAAGTCATATCAAACAAATACAATCTTTAGAAATTTTAGCCTTTATCTTTTTGTACTAACAGGATTGGGAAGTCCATTGAATTGGCTAAAACAACACTATTTCAGAGATTATTGGCAAAACAGAAATGATTGTCCAAGATATTTTCAATATAAACATTCATTAGTAACAGATTATTATTGGAATCTTCATCTCACCTTTATTCCAAAAGATTTATCACGCTACAAAATCCCAAAAGAAGATTTAAATGACTCTACCATACAATGGCTGCACAAAACATGGCAATTACACTACATCATTTTTATGATTGCACTTTATCTTCTTTTTGGTTTTAACAGTATGCTTATTGCTACAAGTTTACGAACCTCTACAATAATTTTAGGGCATTGGTACATTGGCTATGCTTCTCATAAATATGGTTACTCAAGACACAAAATTAAAGATGCTGATGAAAGCGGCTACAATGACATTCTATTGGGACTTATTTCGTTTGGTGAAGGGTTTCACAACAATCACCATTCCTACCCAACCTCAGCAAAGTTTTCTTCAAAGTGGTACGAAATCGATTTTGGATGGATGATAGCTTGGCTATTAAAAAAATTAAGAATAATTACCTCTGTAAAAACACAAAAAGGGAATTTAAAACCTACAGCAATAGCATATAATTCTACAAACTGGAAATTACCAAAATTATAA
- a CDS encoding GbsR/MarR family transcriptional regulator, whose protein sequence is MEYQEAKEKFISTWGSLGTLWGINKAMAQIQALLFISTKPLSMEDIMEDLKISRGNTSMNLRQLIDWGIVTKVLVSGERKEFFTTEKDVQELARTIAKERSRREIKPVIKVLEDVSSIEDDGTEKTKELIKQTKALKELTDDLDTLMNKLVNQKQNWLTKSVLKLMK, encoded by the coding sequence ATGGAATATCAAGAAGCAAAAGAAAAGTTTATCAGTACCTGGGGAAGTTTAGGTACACTTTGGGGCATCAATAAAGCTATGGCCCAAATACAAGCTTTGCTTTTTATCTCCACAAAACCGCTATCTATGGAAGATATTATGGAGGATCTTAAAATTTCTCGCGGTAACACCAGTATGAATTTACGACAACTCATAGATTGGGGAATTGTAACCAAAGTGTTAGTGTCGGGAGAACGTAAGGAGTTTTTCACCACTGAAAAGGATGTACAAGAACTAGCGCGCACCATAGCAAAAGAGCGTAGTCGCAGAGAAATTAAACCTGTTATAAAAGTTTTAGAAGACGTTTCTTCAATTGAGGATGATGGGACAGAAAAAACCAAAGAATTAATAAAACAAACCAAAGCCTTAAAAGAACTAACGGACGATTTAGATACTTTAATGAACAAGCTAGTAAACCAAAAGCAAAACTGGTTAACCAAGTCTGTTTTAAAGCTAATGAAATGA
- a CDS encoding T9SS type A sorting domain-containing protein, translating into MRIKLLCLALLMFGISQAQIELVPDPCDINSGTLTFKYGELGDYSVFDPLSDPNLYLYTGLQTDADPLTWDYHDDFTNVSTLIPLTYDSSLGYYVATFNPATRNYIEEPMLNTTTIPSSTEVFDWYFLITNSDQSRQSADLKGSDYGFGSAVLSVEAFDITNGISIGNGTLTFNNAAQYDIAVYDVLGKKVVTKTLNITSKTTHDLQLRNTGVYLVKINSSSYSRTVKMLKY; encoded by the coding sequence ATGAGAATAAAACTACTATGTCTAGCACTACTTATGTTCGGGATAAGCCAAGCCCAAATAGAGCTTGTTCCAGATCCATGCGATATAAATTCTGGCACTCTAACTTTTAAATATGGTGAGTTGGGAGACTATTCTGTTTTCGATCCTTTAAGTGATCCTAATTTGTATTTATATACTGGCTTGCAAACCGATGCTGATCCACTAACTTGGGATTATCATGATGATTTTACAAATGTTTCCACATTAATCCCTTTAACCTATGATTCTAGTTTGGGTTATTATGTAGCAACGTTTAATCCTGCAACGAGAAATTACATAGAAGAGCCTATGCTAAACACTACAACAATTCCTTCAAGCACTGAAGTATTTGACTGGTACTTCTTAATTACCAACTCAGATCAGTCACGTCAATCTGCAGATTTAAAGGGTAGCGATTATGGTTTTGGTTCAGCTGTTTTGTCAGTTGAGGCTTTTGATATAACTAATGGTATTAGTATTGGTAATGGCACACTAACATTTAATAATGCGGCACAATATGATATTGCGGTATATGATGTACTTGGTAAAAAAGTTGTTACCAAAACACTAAATATTACCTCGAAAACCACTCACGATCTCCAGTTAAGAAATACAGGAGTATATCTTGTAAAAATTAATTCTAGCAGTTACAGCAGAACGGTTAAGATGTTAAAATATTAG
- a CDS encoding M3 family metallopeptidase, with protein MTTLNKTFDTQYNTAPFSKIKNEDFLPAFKIAIEKAKNEIDAIVNNTESASFENTIEALDYSGEELDRISSIFFNLNSAETNDEIQKIAQEVSPLLSEFSNDITLNENLFKRVKAVYDSKAELELTTEQATLLDKKYKSFSRNGANLPEDKKQKLRAIDKELSQLKLKFGEHILAETNKFEMLLTDESDVSGLPEGAKEAAKQLAESKGKDGWLITLDYPSYIPFMTYADNRTLREKLSKAFGSKGFKNDALDNQDIVLKIANLRFERAHLLGYKTHAHFVLEERMAKTPEKVNEFLNELLEKARPAAKKEFEKLETFAKELDNLDELQKWDSAYYSEKLKQKLFSLDDEQLKPYFKLENVINGAFKVAKKLFGLKFEEIDTIDKYHDDVLTYKVVDAEDNLVSIFYADFFPRAGKRNGAWMTSYKPQMIKNGKNERPHVSIVCNFTKPTKSKPSLLTFNEVTTLFHEFGHALHGMLANTTYPSLSGTSVYWDFVELPSQVLENWCYEEETLKLFATHYETGEVIPMDLIEKIKASATFHEGMQTLRQLSFGMLDMSWHGVDPTKITDVKVHEVEAFGETQLYPDVEENCMSTAFAHIFQGGYSSGYYSYKWAEVLDADAFEYFKEEGIFNKTVADKFKTHVLSQGGTEDPMTLYKKFRGHEPKPEALLRRAGLIK; from the coding sequence ATGACTACTCTAAACAAAACTTTTGATACTCAATACAATACAGCTCCTTTCTCAAAAATAAAAAATGAAGATTTTCTTCCTGCTTTTAAAATAGCTATCGAAAAAGCTAAAAACGAAATTGATGCCATTGTAAACAACACAGAATCAGCATCATTTGAAAACACTATTGAAGCTCTGGATTATTCAGGAGAAGAATTAGACAGAATTTCGAGTATTTTTTTCAATTTAAATTCTGCTGAAACTAATGATGAGATTCAAAAAATAGCTCAAGAAGTATCTCCTCTTTTATCTGAATTCAGTAATGACATTACACTTAACGAAAATTTATTTAAACGTGTAAAAGCAGTTTATGATTCTAAAGCTGAGTTAGAGTTAACTACAGAACAAGCTACATTATTAGATAAAAAGTATAAAAGTTTTTCAAGAAACGGAGCTAATCTTCCTGAAGACAAAAAGCAAAAATTACGTGCTATTGATAAAGAATTAAGCCAGCTCAAATTAAAATTTGGTGAGCACATTTTGGCCGAAACCAACAAATTTGAAATGCTTCTTACAGATGAATCTGATGTTTCTGGATTACCAGAAGGAGCTAAAGAAGCTGCTAAACAATTAGCCGAAAGCAAAGGTAAAGATGGTTGGTTAATCACTTTAGACTACCCAAGTTATATTCCATTTATGACTTATGCTGATAATAGAACATTACGTGAAAAATTATCTAAAGCATTTGGAAGCAAAGGATTTAAAAATGATGCCTTAGACAATCAGGATATTGTTTTAAAAATTGCAAATCTTAGGTTTGAGCGTGCTCATCTTTTAGGTTATAAAACACATGCACATTTTGTACTTGAAGAGCGCATGGCAAAAACACCAGAAAAGGTTAATGAATTTTTAAACGAACTTTTAGAAAAGGCCAGACCAGCAGCCAAAAAAGAGTTCGAAAAACTTGAAACTTTTGCCAAAGAACTAGACAACCTAGATGAGTTACAAAAATGGGATTCGGCTTACTATTCTGAAAAATTAAAACAAAAATTATTTAGCTTAGATGACGAGCAATTAAAGCCTTATTTTAAACTAGAAAATGTTATCAATGGTGCATTTAAAGTTGCCAAAAAACTCTTCGGTTTAAAATTTGAAGAAATCGATACCATAGACAAATACCATGACGATGTTTTAACTTATAAGGTTGTTGATGCAGAAGACAATCTGGTGTCTATCTTTTATGCCGACTTCTTCCCAAGAGCTGGAAAACGAAATGGTGCATGGATGACTTCGTACAAGCCTCAAATGATTAAAAATGGTAAAAACGAGCGACCACACGTATCTATAGTTTGCAATTTCACCAAACCCACTAAAAGCAAACCTTCATTATTAACCTTTAATGAGGTTACAACATTGTTTCATGAGTTTGGTCATGCATTGCATGGTATGCTAGCAAATACGACCTACCCTAGCCTTTCTGGCACTAGCGTGTATTGGGATTTTGTAGAATTACCAAGTCAGGTTTTAGAAAACTGGTGTTACGAAGAGGAAACTCTAAAATTATTTGCTACGCATTATGAGACGGGAGAAGTTATCCCAATGGATCTTATTGAAAAAATAAAAGCTTCAGCCACTTTTCACGAAGGTATGCAAACACTACGTCAGTTAAGTTTTGGTATGTTAGACATGAGTTGGCATGGTGTAGACCCAACAAAAATTACGGACGTAAAAGTACATGAAGTTGAAGCTTTTGGTGAAACTCAACTATATCCTGATGTTGAAGAAAACTGTATGAGTACGGCTTTTGCACATATTTTCCAAGGCGGTTATTCTTCTGGTTACTACAGTTATAAATGGGCAGAAGTGTTAGATGCAGATGCTTTTGAATACTTTAAAGAAGAAGGTATTTTTAATAAAACAGTTGCTGATAAGTTTAAAACTCATGTTTTATCGCAAGGTGGCACAGAAGATCCTATGACTTTATACAAGAAATTTAGAGGACATGAGCCAAAACCTGAAGCTTTACTAAGACGTGCCGGTTTGATAAAATAG
- the purE gene encoding 5-(carboxyamino)imidazole ribonucleotide mutase, whose protein sequence is MSKVGVIMGSKSDLPVMQDAIEILKGFDIEVEVDIVSAHRTPEKLFDYGKNAHTRGIKVIIAGAGGAAHLPGMVASLSPLPVIGVPVKSSNSIDGWDSVLSILQMPGGVPVATVALNGAKNAGILAAQILGSADQCILDKVIVYKEGLKAKVMESAKDL, encoded by the coding sequence ATGAGCAAAGTAGGAGTTATAATGGGAAGCAAAAGCGATTTGCCAGTAATGCAAGACGCAATAGAAATATTAAAAGGTTTTGACATTGAGGTTGAAGTTGATATCGTTTCCGCACATCGTACACCTGAAAAGTTGTTCGATTATGGTAAAAATGCGCATACAAGAGGTATCAAAGTAATTATTGCTGGTGCTGGTGGTGCAGCGCATTTACCAGGCATGGTAGCTTCTTTATCACCTTTGCCTGTTATAGGAGTTCCTGTAAAAAGCAGTAATTCTATAGATGGCTGGGATTCGGTTTTATCTATTTTGCAGATGCCAGGCGGAGTTCCCGTGGCTACCGTTGCTCTCAATGGAGCGAAAAATGCTGGTATTCTAGCTGCTCAAATTTTAGGCAGTGCTGATCAGTGTATTTTAGACAAAGTAATCGTTTACAAAGAAGGCTTAAAAGCTAAGGTTATGGAGTCTGCAAAAGACCTATAA
- a CDS encoding 5-(carboxyamino)imidazole ribonucleotide synthase has protein sequence MNYFSSNFKLGILGGGQLGKMMLYHTRKYDIYTCVLDPSKDAPARLACDEFFVGDLLDYETVVNFGKKVDVLTIEIENVNVEALETLEKKGIKVYPYAKTLRTIQNKATQKLFYRDHDIPTADFSRFAYTSEIEDALDNGGLSYPFVWKSARFGYDGQGVKVVRRYTDLVDLPNVECIAEDLIPFKNELAVIVARNSKGHLKTYPVVEMEFHPEANQVEYVICPARIPDNIAKKAELVALKTAAAFEHVGLLAVEMFQTENDDIIVNEVAPRPHNSGHYSIEASYTDQFEQHLRCILGLPLGNTESKVAGVMVNLVGAEDHTGNVLYKNIEEILAMDGVTPHIYGKKQTRPFRKMGHVTIVNKDINKAREIAENVKKTIEVISE, from the coding sequence ATGAACTACTTTTCTTCAAATTTTAAACTCGGAATTCTTGGTGGTGGTCAGTTAGGAAAAATGATGCTGTATCACACACGCAAATATGATATCTATACTTGCGTTTTAGATCCAAGCAAAGATGCGCCTGCAAGATTGGCTTGCGACGAATTTTTTGTTGGCGATTTATTAGATTATGAAACGGTTGTTAACTTCGGAAAAAAGGTTGATGTTCTCACCATTGAAATTGAAAATGTAAACGTTGAAGCGCTAGAAACGCTTGAAAAGAAAGGCATTAAAGTTTACCCTTATGCAAAGACCTTACGAACTATTCAAAATAAGGCAACTCAAAAATTGTTTTATCGCGACCATGACATCCCAACCGCTGATTTTTCACGCTTTGCATATACCTCTGAAATTGAAGATGCTTTAGACAATGGTGGTTTAAGCTACCCATTTGTATGGAAAAGTGCACGATTTGGTTACGATGGACAAGGAGTAAAAGTCGTTAGACGCTACACGGATTTGGTAGATTTACCAAATGTAGAGTGTATCGCAGAAGATTTAATTCCATTTAAAAATGAATTAGCTGTAATTGTTGCAAGAAACAGTAAAGGTCATTTAAAAACGTACCCAGTTGTTGAAATGGAATTTCATCCTGAGGCCAATCAAGTTGAATATGTAATTTGTCCGGCTAGAATTCCGGATAACATTGCAAAAAAGGCCGAACTCGTAGCCTTAAAAACTGCAGCCGCTTTTGAACACGTTGGACTTTTGGCAGTAGAAATGTTTCAAACTGAAAACGATGACATTATTGTAAACGAAGTGGCACCAAGACCTCATAACTCTGGTCATTACAGTATAGAAGCCAGTTATACTGATCAGTTTGAGCAGCACTTAAGATGTATTTTAGGATTACCACTCGGCAATACCGAAAGTAAAGTGGCGGGTGTTATGGTGAATTTGGTTGGTGCTGAAGACCACACTGGTAATGTGCTTTATAAAAACATTGAAGAAATTTTGGCCATGGATGGTGTTACACCTCATATCTATGGAAAAAAACAAACACGTCCGTTCCGTAAAATGGGTCACGTTACCATTGTAAATAAAGACATTAACAAAGCAAGAGAAATTGCCGAAAACGTAAAAAAAACTATTGAAGTAATAAGTGAATAA
- a CDS encoding adenylate kinase produces the protein MVVKLHDLYFKPFVNADEIDVIVQRMVNEIAADIGDEIPVFVGIMNGSFMFVSDFVKKYPNPCEVTFIKLASYEGVKSTEDIQRLIGLTQDLTGRTVVILEDIIDSGNTLEEVHRIFKNENVKQLIIATLFYKPEAYDKDFKLHYVGKEIPNKFIVGYGLDYDGLGRDLPNVYQLKTTQHMTNIVLFGPPGAGKGTQANFLKEKYDLVHISTGDVFRYNIKNETALGMLAKSYMDKGELVPDQVTIDMLNKEVEKNADANGFIFDGFPRTNAQAKALDELMDSKDSQINAMVALEVDDEVLVERLLKRGETSGRADDADESIIRNRIKEYYDKTAILKDYYSAQDKYYGVDGVGSIEDITERLSAVIDKL, from the coding sequence ATGGTTGTTAAGCTTCACGATTTATACTTCAAACCTTTTGTTAATGCAGATGAAATTGATGTTATCGTTCAACGTATGGTGAACGAAATTGCTGCAGATATAGGAGATGAAATCCCTGTGTTTGTTGGGATAATGAATGGGTCGTTTATGTTTGTGAGCGACTTCGTGAAAAAATATCCAAATCCTTGTGAAGTCACGTTTATAAAATTAGCGTCTTATGAAGGTGTTAAATCAACTGAAGATATTCAGAGACTTATTGGTTTAACACAGGATTTAACAGGTAGAACGGTTGTTATTTTAGAAGATATAATAGACTCAGGTAATACGCTTGAAGAAGTGCATCGCATCTTTAAAAATGAAAACGTTAAACAATTAATTATTGCTACGTTGTTCTATAAACCTGAGGCTTACGATAAAGACTTTAAACTTCATTATGTAGGTAAAGAAATTCCGAATAAATTCATTGTTGGCTACGGCTTAGACTATGATGGTTTGGGAAGAGATTTACCAAATGTATACCAATTAAAAACAACACAACACATGACAAACATCGTGCTATTTGGCCCTCCAGGTGCGGGTAAAGGAACACAAGCTAACTTCTTAAAAGAAAAATACGATTTAGTACATATCTCTACTGGAGATGTCTTTAGATACAACATTAAAAACGAAACAGCTCTGGGTATGTTAGCCAAGTCTTATATGGACAAAGGTGAGTTGGTGCCAGATCAGGTGACGATTGATATGTTGAACAAAGAGGTAGAAAAAAATGCCGATGCTAACGGATTTATTTTCGATGGTTTTCCAAGAACGAACGCACAGGCTAAAGCATTAGATGAATTGATGGATAGCAAAGATTCTCAAATTAATGCTATGGTAGCCTTAGAAGTAGATGATGAGGTGTTAGTAGAACGTTTATTAAAGCGTGGTGAAACTAGTGGTAGAGCCGACGATGCAGACGAAAGTATCATAAGAAACCGTATTAAAGAATACTACGATAAAACAGCAATATTAAAGGATTACTATTCTGCACAAGACAAATATTATGGTGTTGATGGTGTAGGTAGCATTGAAGATATCACAGAGCGTTTGAGTGCCGTGATTGATAAATTGTAA
- the obgE gene encoding GTPase ObgE: MTEGNFVDYVKMHVASGNGGKGSAHLHREKYIAKGGPDGGDGGRGGHVIIRGNENLWTLLHLKFKRHIRAGHGEHGSSGRSTGADGEDAIIEVPLGTVIRDTETNSILFEITEAGEEKIVAEGGKGGRGNWHFKSSTNQTPRYAQPGIPLEERDITLELKVLADVGLVGFPNAGKSTLLSVLTSAKPKIADYEFTTLKPNLGIVKYRDFQSFVMADIPGIIEGAAEGKGLGYYFLRHIERNSILLFLIPADAKDIVEQYEILVDELRRYNPEMLDKERFVCVSKSDMLDDELKSEMSTILDKNLECDYMFISSVAQQGLTELKDKLWKMLNN; this comes from the coding sequence ATGACTGAAGGAAATTTTGTAGACTATGTAAAAATGCACGTAGCTTCTGGAAACGGAGGTAAAGGCTCTGCACATTTACATCGTGAAAAATATATAGCTAAGGGTGGACCTGATGGAGGCGATGGTGGTCGTGGAGGCCATGTTATCATAAGAGGAAACGAAAATTTATGGACATTACTTCATTTAAAGTTTAAGCGACACATTAGAGCTGGGCATGGTGAGCATGGTAGTTCTGGTAGAAGTACTGGAGCTGATGGTGAAGATGCTATTATCGAAGTGCCTCTTGGAACTGTAATCAGAGATACAGAAACCAATAGTATCCTTTTTGAAATAACTGAAGCCGGCGAAGAAAAAATCGTAGCTGAAGGTGGTAAAGGTGGTCGTGGTAACTGGCATTTTAAGAGTTCTACAAATCAGACTCCGCGCTATGCACAACCAGGTATTCCTCTCGAAGAAAGAGATATTACTTTAGAATTAAAAGTATTAGCAGATGTTGGTTTGGTCGGTTTTCCAAATGCTGGGAAATCAACTTTACTGTCTGTGTTAACGTCTGCAAAACCAAAAATTGCAGATTACGAGTTTACAACGCTTAAGCCTAATTTAGGCATTGTAAAATATCGAGATTTTCAGTCGTTTGTAATGGCTGATATTCCTGGAATTATTGAGGGAGCGGCCGAAGGAAAAGGACTCGGTTATTACTTTTTAAGACATATAGAGCGTAATTCAATCTTACTGTTTTTAATTCCTGCTGACGCAAAAGATATTGTTGAGCAGTACGAAATTTTAGTAGATGAATTGAGACGCTACAATCCTGAAATGTTAGATAAGGAGCGTTTTGTATGTGTCTCTAAATCTGACATGTTGGATGACGAATTAAAGTCTGAAATGTCTACCATTTTAGACAAGAATTTAGAGTGTGACTATATGTTTATTTCATCTGTAGCACAACAAGGGCTTACGGAACTAAAGGACAAACTTTGGAAAATGCTGAACAATTAA
- a CDS encoding ion transporter, whose product MKDTIKNIVEYNDNKLSKSFAFFIQLLIVLSVITFSVETLPNLKPQTKEILNSIEVFCVVIFTLEYLARIYVADNKPKFIFSFFGLIDLFAILPFYLSFGLDLRSLRVLRMFRLFRLFKLVRYNKAMRHFAKAMLLAKEQIVLFMGVTLVLIYFAAIGIYYFENEAQPEHFSSIFDSLWWSIVTLTTVGYGDVYPITVGGRIFTFFILLIGLGIVAIPTGIISSSLTKVVEPDSEEE is encoded by the coding sequence ATGAAGGATACCATTAAAAACATTGTAGAATATAACGACAATAAACTCAGTAAGAGTTTTGCGTTTTTTATTCAGTTGTTAATTGTGTTGTCTGTCATTACTTTTTCGGTAGAAACACTTCCAAATTTAAAACCACAAACCAAAGAAATCCTTAATTCTATTGAAGTATTTTGTGTAGTAATTTTTACATTAGAGTATTTAGCTAGAATCTATGTCGCAGACAACAAACCAAAATTCATTTTTAGCTTTTTTGGACTTATAGATTTATTTGCCATTCTGCCTTTTTATTTGTCTTTTGGTTTAGATCTTCGCTCTCTCAGAGTACTGAGAATGTTTAGACTGTTTAGGCTATTTAAGTTGGTAAGATACAATAAAGCCATGCGGCATTTTGCAAAGGCAATGCTATTGGCAAAAGAACAAATTGTTCTATTCATGGGAGTTACTTTGGTGCTTATTTATTTTGCGGCTATAGGCATTTACTATTTTGAAAACGAAGCCCAACCAGAGCATTTTTCTTCAATTTTTGATAGCCTTTGGTGGTCTATCGTCACCTTAACAACAGTAGGTTATGGAGATGTGTATCCTATTACGGTTGGTGGCAGAATTTTTACTTTTTTTATACTCTTAATTGGTTTAGGTATTGTGGCCATACCAACCGGAATTATTTCCTCTTCGCTTACAAAAGTTGTTGAGCCAGATTCTGAGGAAGAATAG
- a CDS encoding DUF4136 domain-containing protein: MKALKYLFLFLLVSSCGTVVNYDYETSTDFTKYKTYDYFSDMQTGLSQLDTKRIMRAIDAKLATMGMSRSENPDFYIDIQSEDVINRNNSTVGVGAGGGGGGGFGGVSVGIPIGGNQNTRQITIDFVDKNQNERLFWQAVSESSYRENASPEKRQAYFDALVEKIFSKYPPKN, from the coding sequence ATGAAAGCTCTAAAATATCTATTCTTATTTCTTTTGGTGTCATCTTGTGGCACTGTGGTGAATTACGATTACGAGACATCTACAGACTTTACAAAGTATAAAACCTACGACTATTTCAGTGATATGCAAACAGGTCTTAGTCAGTTAGACACCAAACGTATCATGCGTGCAATCGATGCAAAATTGGCAACAATGGGTATGTCGCGCTCAGAAAATCCAGATTTTTATATTGATATACAAAGTGAAGATGTAATTAATAGAAATAACTCTACCGTTGGCGTTGGTGCAGGTGGTGGAGGCGGAGGAGGTTTTGGTGGTGTCTCTGTAGGAATCCCTATTGGTGGCAACCAAAATACACGACAAATCACGATTGATTTTGTAGATAAAAACCAAAACGAACGCTTATTCTGGCAAGCTGTTAGTGAAAGCAGTTACAGAGAAAATGCTTCACCAGAAAAACGTCAAGCCTATTTTGATGCTTTGGTTGAAAAGATTTTCAGTAAGTATCCACCTAAGAACTAA